The stretch of DNA CGCAGTACCCGGCCAACTGTTGCCTCCTGACCGGCAGGGGAAATGCGCACACCGCCACTGCGCCCGCGGATTGCCTCGACAAGCCCCATCTGACGCAGCTTCAGCACGGCCTTGCTGACGTGGTTGTAGGGCGTTCCCACCTCTTCGGCGAGCTCGCGCGTGGTGGCGAGTTCGTTTTCCGGCATGGAAACGAGCACCATCAACAGGCGCAGGCTCACATCCGAAAAGGCATTGATACGCATAAGCTATACCCAGATTGCTTGTTCGCCGGCTTCCAGGAACGGCTTTCCGAACGCCCAACCGGTGGGTTCTTGCCGGTAGGGGCGGATGGCTGAAACGCACACGCCGGTGCTGTGCTCAGCCATGACGTGGATGGCGTCAGTGACATCGTCCGTCAAGTGAATGT from Arthrobacter polaris encodes:
- a CDS encoding Rrf2 family transcriptional regulator; its protein translation is MRINAFSDVSLRLLMVLVSMPENELATTRELAEEVGTPYNHVSKAVLKLRQMGLVEAIRGRSGGVRISPAGQEATVGRVLRVLSDHADAAECTTDMGECPLVHDCGLRGALNHAREAFYVSLDNVSIXSLARKAPSGPVPVTLSTSRPNCPA